AGATTTGAGGAATGATGATATTGAATATCATTAATGACCAGAAAGCCCATCCGTAAGCACCAGCTTCTGCACCAAATGATAAATATGTATAATTTTCATATGGCGAACCTGTATACCAAGCGATAAAGAATTCTGTAGCATATGCAACAGCTACAATACCTCCTGTTAAAATAATTACGATATTCATATACTCGATATGTAAACGAGTAATATATGCTTCCATGTTAGTTACCTTACGCATAATACCTAATAAGGTTTGTACCATTGCGAATCCTGAGAAGATCGCACCAGCAACGAAGTAAGGAGGGAAAATTGTTGAGTGCCATCCTGGGTTTACAGAAGTAGCGAAGTCAAACGATACAATTGTGTGTACAGAAAGTACTAATGGAGTTGCTAAACCAGCTAACACTAATGATACTTCTTCAAAACGTTGCCAATCTTTTGCTCTTCCTGACCATCCGAATGATAATAAAGCATAAATCTTTTTTTGGAAAGGCTTTACTGCTCTATCTCGTATTGTAGCAAAATCAGGTAATAAACCAGTCCACCAGAACACTAATGATACCGATAAATACGTAGAAATTGCAAATACATCCCATAATAACGGAGAGTTAAAGTTAACCCACAATGATCCAAATTGGTTAGGAATTGGTAATACCCAATATCCATTCCATGGACGTCCCATGTGAATAATTGGGAATAATCCTGCTTGGAATACGGCAAAGATTGTCATTGCCTCCGCAGAACGGTTAATTGCCATTCTCCATTTTTGACGGAATAATAATAACACGGCTGAGATTAGTGTACCTGCGTGACCGATACCTACCCACCAAACGAAGTTGGTAATATCCCAAGCCCATCCAATGTTTTTACTTAATCCCCAAACACCAATACCTGTTCCTACTGTGTAGAAGATACATCCAAATCCCCATAACATTGCTGCTAAAGAAATGTAGAATGCAACATACCAGTGTTTGTTAGCTTTTCCTTCTATTGGTCTAGCTATATCTTCTGTAATATCATGGTAACTCTTATCACCAAGTATTAAAGGTTCTCTATAAGACGATTCGTAATGACCCGACATAATCTATATTCTTATAATTTAATTAAGCTTCGTTTGTATTTCTTACTTTCACTTGATACACTACGTTTGGTTTGGTACCAATGTAATCTAACACGTAGAAAGCTCTTCTATCTTCTTTTAACTTCGCAACAGCATCTTTCTCGTTATTAACGTCTCCGAATACCATAGCTCCAGTTGAACATGCTTGTGAACATGCAGTTTGGAATTCATCAGCTTTAACAGCTCTACCTTCTCTCTTAGCTTTTAAGATGGTAGCTTGTGTCATTTGAATACACATAGAACATTTTTCCATAACTCCACGAGAACGAACAACAACGTCTGGGTTTAATACCATCTTACCGTATTCGTTATTCATGTTGAAATCAAATTCCTTATTATCCGCATAGTTGAACCAGTTGAAACGACGCACACGGTACGGACAGTTGTTCGCACAGTAACGAGTTCCTACACAACGGTTATATGCCATTTGGTTTTGACCTTGACGACCGTGAGAAGTTGCAGCAACCGGACAAACTGTTTCACATGGTGCGTGATTACAGTGTTGACACATCATTGGTTGGAAAGTAACCTCTGGATTCTCAGCAGGATTTTCTAAAGCATCGAATAAGTCTCCTTTACTTAATTCTAATACTTTCTCAGTATATCTTCTTTCTAAATCCTTGTTAGGAATATTTGGATTCTGAGCTTTAAACTCATCCATAGTCATAGCTACACCTTCAGCGTATTGCTTATCTTCTACAGTTGAAGAATAGTAACGATCAATACGTAACCAGTGCATATCTCTACCTACACGTACTTCATCTTTTCCTACAACTGGAACATTGTTTTCAGCATGACATGCTACAACACACGCTCCACATCCTGTACATGAAGTTAAATCGATAGATAAGTTAAAGTGATGCCCTAAACTTCTATCGTGATCATCCCATAAGTCTACTTTTTTGTCAGTAGCTTCAGTTTCTTGGTGATCGTAAGATACCATGAACGGTTGATTCCACGTATGTTTTGGATCTAAAGATTTATCATTTACTTCTTTTAAAGTAGCTTCTCTTAAGATATCGTGACGACCAGCTAATGTACTTTGAACCTGAATACAAGCAAACTTATGAGTTCCACTTACTTTCTCAACAGACACATTATACTGAACGTTTTTACTATTTGCATATAAAGGATAAGCATTTACCCCAACTTGCATTTCTTTTTTAAGACCTT
This genomic window from Tenacibaculum sp. 190524A05c contains:
- the nrfD gene encoding NrfD/PsrC family molybdoenzyme membrane anchor subunit; protein product: MSGHYESSYREPLILGDKSYHDITEDIARPIEGKANKHWYVAFYISLAAMLWGFGCIFYTVGTGIGVWGLSKNIGWAWDITNFVWWVGIGHAGTLISAVLLLFRQKWRMAINRSAEAMTIFAVFQAGLFPIIHMGRPWNGYWVLPIPNQFGSLWVNFNSPLLWDVFAISTYLSVSLVFWWTGLLPDFATIRDRAVKPFQKKIYALLSFGWSGRAKDWQRFEEVSLVLAGLATPLVLSVHTIVSFDFATSVNPGWHSTIFPPYFVAGAIFSGFAMVQTLLGIMRKVTNMEAYITRLHIEYMNIVIILTGGIVAVAYATEFFIAWYTGSPYENYTYLSFGAEAGAYGWAFWSLMIFNIIIPQILWIKKYRRSFVVSFLVSIAINIGMWFERFDIIAIVLSKGQLPSTWWRFEPTFVDVGIFIGTIGFFFVLFLLYARTFPVIPTAEIKTILKSSGENYKKQRDENNEH